The Streptomyces cyanogenus DNA segment GCGGCGCCGGTGCGGATCGCCGACGCCGCCACGGTACGGCTGCTGCGGCCCGGAGACCGCGTCGACGTGATCGCCGCGGCGGACCCGTCGGCCGGAGGCGGAGTCCGGGTGCTCGCGCGCGGGGTACGGGTGACGAAGGTGCCCGAGCCGCTGGACGGCGCCGCCGAGAGCGGCGCGCTGGTCGTGCTGGCGGTGCCGCGTGCCACGGCGGCGCGGCTGGTCGGCGCGAGCGCCACCGCACGCCTGGCGGTGACGCTGTGCTGAACCGGCTCGTACGCGCTGTCGGCGGCCTGCTGTCGAGCCTCACGAACGTGCTACGGGACTGGACACGCCCGCCGCGCCGTGCCGTAGGTTGCGGAGCGTTTCGTTCCACAACCTGTGCATACGAGGAGGGTCCCCTAGGTGAGCGCGAAGAAGGAACCGAGCGTCTGGAACGGCTTCAAGGCCTTCCTGATGCGCGGCAACGTCGTCGACCTGGCAGTCGCGGTGGTCATCGGCGCGGCCTTCACGAACATCGTCAACGCGGTGGTGAAGGGGATCATCAACCCGCTGGTCGGCGCGATCGGAACGCAGAACCTCGACAACTACAGCTCGTGCCTGAAGGACCCGTGCCAGGTCGGCGCGGACGGCACGGTCAAGAGCGGGGTGCCGATCCTGTGGGGCTCCGTCCTGGGCGCCACGCTCACCTTCGTGATCACCGCGGCGGTCGTGTACTTCCTGATGGTCCTGCCGATGTCGAAGTACCTGGCCCGGCAGGCCGCGCGGAAGGCGGCGCGGGAGGGCACGAAGGAGGTCATCGAGGTGTCCGAGCTGGAGGTGCTCAAGGAGATCCGCGACGCGCTGGTCGCACAGCGCGGGTCCGGCCACGACGAACGCTGACGGCGCTCCCGCGGGCGGCCCAGCGACTCCCGCAGGCGGGCCACCGGCTCGGGCGGACGGCCGACTGGCTCCCGCAGGCGGCTCGGCGGCTCCCGCAGGCGGCTCAGAGGTGGTGGGGCGGCTTCTCGTCGAGGAAGCGCCTGAGGTCGGCGGCGCTGTCGCCGGCCGGGCGTTCGCCCCACCCGCGGTCGGTGTCGTCCGAGGACTGCTGGTCCAGCGGGTCGTCGAAGACCAGCGCGGGCTTCGGATCGCGCGGCTCGGGCTCGGGAGCGGTGCTCATGCCTCAAGGGTACGGTGCCCGCCGGGCCGCCCCGCCTGGGCTTTCCGCCGGGCCGGGGGTCCCCGGCCCGCTCGGGAACGCCTGCACAGGATTTCACCGGGATTTTCTGATCTGCTGGGACCATGACGTCGAGTTCCGCCCCGGCACCCGCTCCCTCGGGCGCACCGCAGCCTTCCGGCCCCCTGCGACGGCTCACCGCGCGGGGGCGCGACGAGGCGCACCGCGTCGCCTCTCCGCTGGAGCTGTTCTTCGACCTGTGCTTCGTCGTGGCGATCGCGCAGGCGGGTGTGCAGCTGGTGCATTCCGTCGCGGCAGGGCACGCGGGCGAGGGGATCCTCAACTACGCGATGGCGTTCTTCGCCATCTGGTGGGCGTGGATGAACTTCAGCTGGTTCGCCTCGGCGTACGACAACGACGACGCGCTGTACCGGGTCGTCACCCTCGTCCAGATCGCCGGTGTCCTGGTCCTGGCCGCCGGGATCTCCCGGGCCGCCACGCACCACGACTTCCTGCTGGTCTGGCTCGGCTACCTGATCATGCGGCTGGCGATGGCCTGGCAGTGGCTGAGAGCCGCGCGATCGGCCACCGGCGGGGAGCGGACCGCGGCATTGCGGTACGCGTACGGGGTGCTGCTGTGCCAGGTCGGCTGGCTGGGTCTGGTGCTGCTGCCGGAGCCGGCCCGGCCGTGGGTGTTCCTGGTGATGGCGGTCGCGGAACTGAGCGTGCCGCTGTACGCGGAGAAGGCCCAGGAGACCTCCTGGCATCCGCGTCACATCGCCGAACGGTACGGACTGTTCACGATCATCGTGCTCGGCGAGACGATCGCCGCGGCCACCGTGGCCGTGAAGTCGGGCGCGGACGAGCACGACGCGCTGGGCGAGCTGCTGCCCATCGCGGCGGGCGGCCTGCTGATCGTGTTCTCCGCGTGGTGGATCTACTTCGTGGTGCCCATCCACGGTCACCTGCGCTCCAGCCGGCGGGCGTTCGTCTGGGGCTACGGGCACTATTTCGTCTTCGCCTCGGCGGCGGCGATCGGCGCGGGTCTGGAGGTGGCCGTGGAACAGGCGGTCGGCAAGGCGCACATCTCCGCCCTGTCCGCCTCCGCGGCGGTCACCCTGCCGACGGCGCTGTATCTGCTGACCGTGTGGGCGCTGCACTCCCGCCACTTCAAGGTGGGCCTCGCCCAGCAGCTGGTGCTGCCGGTCACGGCGCTGCTGGTGATCTGCTGCACCTTCCTGCGCGAGTGGGCGGTGCTCGCGGCGGGGCTCGTCTCCTCCGCCGCGGTGGCCGTCGGCGCGGCCCTGACCGTGCGCACGGCCGCCCGGGACCGCGGGACGGGCGCCACCGCCCCGGCCGGCTGAGTCCTTCGGAACGGCGTGCCGGCTGGGCCAGACTGGCGTCCATGACAGCTGACGCATTGACGGATGTCGCCGGGCTGCGGGTGGGACACGCCACCCGCAGCGGCGACGGCCGGCTCACCGGCACCACGGTCGTCCTCGCGCCCGAGGGCGGCGCCGTCGCCGCCGTGGACGTGCGCGGCGGCGGCCCCGGCACCAAGGAGACCGACGCGCTCGACCCGCGCAACGTGGTGCAGAAGGTCGACGCGGTCGTGCTGACCGGAGGCAGCGCGTACGGACTGGACGCGGCGTCGGGGGTGATGGCCTGGCTGGAGGAGCAGGGGCGCGGGGTGCCGGTGGGCGCGGACCCGGCGCATGTCGTGCCCGTGGTACCGGCCGCGTGCGTCTTCGACCTGGGGCGCGGCGGCGACTTCCGGGCCCGTCCGGACGCGGCGACGGGACGCGCGGCGGTGGAGGCCGCGGCGGCGACCGCGCCGGGCGCGCGGGTGCCGGAGGGGTGCGTCGGTGCCGGCACGGGCGCCGTCGCCGGACCGCTCAAGGGCGGGGTGGGCACCGCGAGTACGGTGCTCGACTCGGGGATCACCGTGGCGGCGCTGGTGGTGGCGAACGCGGCGGGGTCGGTGCTGGATCCGGAGACGGGGGTGCTGTACGGGGAGTTGTTCCAGGGGCGGGTGGAGTATCCGGAGGGGCGCGTGCACGAAGCCGCGCGCCGGCGCCTGGACGAGGCCGCCGCCGGGAACGCGCCGGCACCGCTCAACACGACGCTGGCGGTGGTAGCGACGGACGCGGACCTCACCAAGGCGCAGGCGCAGAAGCTCGCGGGCACGGCGCACGACGGCATCGCGCGCGCCGTCCGGCCGGTGCACCTTCTGCACGACGGCGACACGGTGTTCGCCCTCGCGACCGGCGCCCAGCCGCTCGGCGCGCACCCGTTGGCGCTCAACGACATCCTGGCCGCCGGCGCGGACCTCGTGACGCGTGCGATCGTACGCGCCGTACGCGCTGCCGAGTCGGTCGACGGACCGGGCGGAGCGTGGCCGTCGTACGGGGAGTTGTACGGCCGCTAGGGCCGGGTTGAGCCCTGGATTGTCGCGGTTCTGTCACGTGATGGCGTTCCCGGGCACCGGTGGGAACCTACCCCGGCTCCGGTGCCCTCTTTCTCCACGCACTGGAACGGATCACGCACATCACACGAACCTGGAGCAGCCCGTGACAAGGCCGGACATTGCAGCGCGGCGCGCACTGGGGGCCTGTGCCGCCCTGGTGGTCGGCGCCCTCACCCTGACCGCCTGCGGCGGCAGCGCCAACGCGACCGACGACGGCAAGGGCGGCAAGGACTCCCCCAAGACGTCGACGGCGAAGATCGCGATCTCGGCCAAGGACGGTTCGACCGGGGCGTCCATCAACGCCACCGGGGTGAAGGTCAGCGACGGCAAGCTGACGGACGTGAAGATGACCGTGGCGGGCTCGGGGCAGACCGTGCCGGGGGCGATATCGGCGGACGGCCACAGCTGGAAGCCCCAGGCGCAGCTGGAGCGCGGGACGAAGTACCAGATAGCCGCGACCGCGAAGGACGCCGACGGCCGTACCGCGGCGGCCAACTCCATCTTCACCACCGTCAGCTCGGCGAACAGCTTCATCGGCACCTACACGCCCGACAACGGCTCGACGGTCGGGGTCGGCATGCCGGTGTCGTTCACCTTCGACAAGTCCATCACCGACAAGAAGGCCGTGCAGTCCCACATCACGGTCAACTCCACCAGCGGCCAGCAGGTGGTCGGCCACTGGTTCGGGGACCGCCGGCTCGACTTCCGTCCGCAGGAGTACTGGAAGGCCGGGTCCAAGGTCACGCTCGCCATCGACCTGGACGGGGTGCAGGGCGCGAAGGGCGTCTACGGGGTCCAGAAGAAGACCGTCTCCTTCACGATCGGGCGGTCGCAGGTCTCCACGGTCGACGTCCGCACGCAGACCATGACGGTCGTGCGGGACGGCAAGACCTTCAAGACGGTGCCGATCTCGGCGGGCAGCCCGCAGCACACGACGTACAACGGGCAGATGGTGATCGCCGAGAAGTTCGTGCAGACCCGTATGAACGGCTCGACGGTCGGCTTCGGCGGGGAGTACGACATCCCGGACGTGCCGCACGCGATGCGGCTGACCACGTCGGGGACGTTCATCCACGGGAACTACTGGTACAACAAGGGCAATCCCCCGTTCGGGCGCGAGGGCACCAGCCACGGCTGCGTCGGTCTCGCGGACGTGCAGGGGGCGCAGGGCGCCACCCAGGCCAAGTGGTTCTTCGACAACTCGCTCGTCGGGGACGTCGTGGTCGTGAAGAACTCCCCCGACACCACGGTCTCGCCCGACAACGGGCTCAACGGCTGGAACATGTCGTGGAGCGCCTGGACCGCGGGAAGTGCCGCCTGAGCGGCGGGTTTTGACACCACGGCGGGCCGCGCGGGAATTTTTCGCGCGGCCCGCGCGTTTTCCCGACGCACGTTTTCTCGGTTCCCGGACATGATGTCCGACCGAGGGGCTACGGTATGCACCCACAAGGTGACATGCAGCAACGCCGGGAGATGCCTTGAGCGTTCCGTACGAGACGGCAGCGTACGAATCAGCCGAGTCGCCCGAGTCTCCTGAGGAGCATCTCGCGCGGCTCCTCGGCCGTGCCCTGAACTCGTTCGAACTGCCCGACGAGGTGATAAGGCGCCTCGACTGCGCGCTGGCGCACGACAGTTCGCTGCACTCCGCGTACCACAGCGCGGGGCTGCACCGGGAGACCTACCGGCACACCTGGCTGCTCGCCGACGGCTCGGCGGTCACGCTGTGGGAGCTGGTGCACAACCCGACGCCCGGCAGCGCCCCCGAGCACGAGGTGTACGTCGACGAGGAGGAGCTGCAGACCGCCACGGCCCGGCTCGGGATGCCGCCGGAGGCGCAGCACTTCGAGCTGCCGGCGCTGATGCGGCTGTGGGCGATCCCCGAGCCCCGGCAGATGTACGCCGCCGACGACTCGGCGGACCACGCGCGTCGGCTGCTGCGCCGCGCGGAGAACCCCGACCGGCCCGGCCCGGAGACGGCGGCACTGCTGGCGACGGCGACCGCGCACGAGATCACCCAGGCGTTCGGCCGCCCCGGGCGGGCCGGCCGGACGGGGCTGAGCTACGCGCTGTACGAGCACGCCTTCCTGCTGCCGGACGGCACCGAAATCTCCCTGTGGGAGGTCGAGCACACGGCGACGCCGGACGGGCGGCACATGTGCGAGGTGTACATGTCGGAGGACGCGGCCCGCGACGCGATGGAACGACGCGCGGCCCGGCAGGGGTAGCGGGCGCACCCCCGCCCCGACAGCCGTAGCGGCCTGCCCGCGATCCGTGTAGAGCGCCGGCCGTCCGTGCGACCTGGGCAGGAAAACCGGCTGTACCTGCGCCCCGGCAGCAGAGCCGCCCGCACCGCACCCCGGCTGGAAATCCGGTCGTACGTGAGACGCGGCACGGTCCGGGACCGAAGCCCCGGGCCGTGCCGCGCAGGTGCCGTGGGTGGTGCCGTGGCGGTCAGGCCGCCACCGGCTGCTTGGTCTCCTTCGGCGTGGTGGCCTGCTGTGCGGCCGGGTCGGTGGCCCCGGACTCCGGGGCCGGCTTGCGCATGCCCTTGAGGAGGACCACCAGAGCGGTGGTGACGCAGACGCCGACCGCGATGGCCACCAGGTACAGGAACGGGTTGCCGATCAGCGGGACCACGAAGATGCCGCCGTGCGGGGCGCGCAGGGTGGCGCCGAAGCCCATCGACAGGGCACCGGTGAGCGCGCCGCCCACCATCGCGGACGGGATGACCCGCAGCGGGTCGGCCGCCGCGAACGGGATCGCGCCCTCGGAGATGAAGGACGCGCCCAGGACCCAGGCGGCCTTGCCGTTCTCACGCTCGGTCGGGGTGAACAGCCTGCCGCGCACGGTGGTGGCCAGGGCCATCGCCAGCGGCGGGACCATGCCGGCCGCCATCACCGCGGCCATGATCTTCATCGCGGAGTCGCTGGGGTTGGAGACCGCGATGCCGGCGGTGGCGAAGGTGTAGGCGACCTTGTTGACC contains these protein-coding regions:
- a CDS encoding DUF6227 family protein; translated protein: MSVPYETAAYESAESPESPEEHLARLLGRALNSFELPDEVIRRLDCALAHDSSLHSAYHSAGLHRETYRHTWLLADGSAVTLWELVHNPTPGSAPEHEVYVDEEELQTATARLGMPPEAQHFELPALMRLWAIPEPRQMYAADDSADHARRLLRRAENPDRPGPETAALLATATAHEITQAFGRPGRAGRTGLSYALYEHAFLLPDGTEISLWEVEHTATPDGRHMCEVYMSEDAARDAMERRAARQG
- a CDS encoding low temperature requirement protein A, encoding MTSSSAPAPAPSGAPQPSGPLRRLTARGRDEAHRVASPLELFFDLCFVVAIAQAGVQLVHSVAAGHAGEGILNYAMAFFAIWWAWMNFSWFASAYDNDDALYRVVTLVQIAGVLVLAAGISRAATHHDFLLVWLGYLIMRLAMAWQWLRAARSATGGERTAALRYAYGVLLCQVGWLGLVLLPEPARPWVFLVMAVAELSVPLYAEKAQETSWHPRHIAERYGLFTIIVLGETIAAATVAVKSGADEHDALGELLPIAAGGLLIVFSAWWIYFVVPIHGHLRSSRRAFVWGYGHYFVFASAAAIGAGLEVAVEQAVGKAHISALSASAAVTLPTALYLLTVWALHSRHFKVGLAQQLVLPVTALLVICCTFLREWAVLAAGLVSSAAVAVGAALTVRTAARDRGTGATAPAG
- the mscL gene encoding large conductance mechanosensitive channel protein MscL, encoding MSAKKEPSVWNGFKAFLMRGNVVDLAVAVVIGAAFTNIVNAVVKGIINPLVGAIGTQNLDNYSSCLKDPCQVGADGTVKSGVPILWGSVLGATLTFVITAAVVYFLMVLPMSKYLARQAARKAAREGTKEVIEVSELEVLKEIRDALVAQRGSGHDER
- a CDS encoding L,D-transpeptidase encodes the protein MTRPDIAARRALGACAALVVGALTLTACGGSANATDDGKGGKDSPKTSTAKIAISAKDGSTGASINATGVKVSDGKLTDVKMTVAGSGQTVPGAISADGHSWKPQAQLERGTKYQIAATAKDADGRTAAANSIFTTVSSANSFIGTYTPDNGSTVGVGMPVSFTFDKSITDKKAVQSHITVNSTSGQQVVGHWFGDRRLDFRPQEYWKAGSKVTLAIDLDGVQGAKGVYGVQKKTVSFTIGRSQVSTVDVRTQTMTVVRDGKTFKTVPISAGSPQHTTYNGQMVIAEKFVQTRMNGSTVGFGGEYDIPDVPHAMRLTTSGTFIHGNYWYNKGNPPFGREGTSHGCVGLADVQGAQGATQAKWFFDNSLVGDVVVVKNSPDTTVSPDNGLNGWNMSWSAWTAGSAA
- a CDS encoding P1 family peptidase, with product MTADALTDVAGLRVGHATRSGDGRLTGTTVVLAPEGGAVAAVDVRGGGPGTKETDALDPRNVVQKVDAVVLTGGSAYGLDAASGVMAWLEEQGRGVPVGADPAHVVPVVPAACVFDLGRGGDFRARPDAATGRAAVEAAAATAPGARVPEGCVGAGTGAVAGPLKGGVGTASTVLDSGITVAALVVANAAGSVLDPETGVLYGELFQGRVEYPEGRVHEAARRRLDEAAAGNAPAPLNTTLAVVATDADLTKAQAQKLAGTAHDGIARAVRPVHLLHDGDTVFALATGAQPLGAHPLALNDILAAGADLVTRAIVRAVRAAESVDGPGGAWPSYGELYGR